The Engystomops pustulosus chromosome 1, aEngPut4.maternal, whole genome shotgun sequence genome has a window encoding:
- the CNOT6L gene encoding CCR4-NOT transcription complex subunit 6-like codes for MPKEKYDPPDPRRIYTIMSAEEVANGKKSHWDELEISGRVRSLSTSLWSLTHLTVLHLSDNNLSRIPPDIAKLHNLVYLDLSSNKLRSLPAELGNVVSLRELLLNNNLLRVLPYELGRLFRLQTLGLKGNPLSQDILGLYQEPDGIRKLLNYMLDNLAVHPEQLPQRPWITLKERDQILPSVSFTVMCYNVLCDKYATRQLYGYCPSWALNWEYRKKGIMEEIVSCDADIISLQEVETEQYFALFLPALKERGYDGFFSPKSRAKIMSEQEKKHVDGCAIFFRTEKFSLMAKHTVEFNQVAMANSEGSEAMLNRVMTKDNIGVSVLLEVHKDLPGGGMRSNHSVDKQLLMVANAHMHWDPEYSDVKLIQTMMFVSELKSIIEKAASRPGSPAPDPNSIPFVLCADLNSLPDSGVVEYLTNGGVADNHKDFKELRYNECLSNFNCNGKNSTPDGRITHGFQLRSAYENNLMPYTNYTFDFKGVIDYIFYSKTHMDVLGVLGPLDPQWMMENNITGCPHPHIPSDHFSLLTQLELHPPLLPLINGVHLPSRR; via the exons ATGCCCAAAGAAAAATATGACCCTCCTGATCCTCGTAGAATCTATACCATCATGTCGGCAGAAGAGGTTGCCAATGGCAAGAAGTCTCATTGGGATGAATTGGAAATTTCTG GGAGGGTGCGCAGCTTAAGCACATCGCTTTGGTCATTGACACACTTGACTGTGTTGCACCTCAGTGATAACAACCTCTCTCGTATCCCACCTGATATTGCCAAGCTCCACAATCTGGTTTATTTGGACCTCTCTTCAAATAAGCTAAGAAGTTTACCAGCAGAGCTAGGGAACGTTGTGTCTCTCAG GGAATTGCTTTTAAATAACAATCTGTTACGGGTTTTACCTTATGAGCTGGGCCGACTGTTCAGgcttcagaccctgggtttaaAAG GCAATCCTTTATCACAGGATATTCTTGGTCTGTACCAGGAGCCAGATGGAATCAGAAAGCTACTGAACTATATGCTTGACAATCTAGCAG TTCATCCTGAACAGCTTCCTCAGAGGCCGTGGATTACTTTAAAAGAACGAGACCAAATTCTCCCCTCAG TTTCCTTCACAGTTATGTGCTACAATGTTCTTTGTGATAAATATGCTACTCGGCAGCTTTATGGCTATTGCCCTTCCTGGGCATTAAATTGGGAGTATCGGAAGAAAGGTATCATGGAAGAGATAGTCAGCTGTGATGCAGATATCATCAGCCTTCAG gaAGTAGAAACAGAGCAATACTTCGCCCTTTTCCTGCCAGCATTAAAAGAACGAGGATATGATGGTTTCTTTTCTCCAAAGTCACGTGCCAAAATAATGTCAGAACAAGAGAAGAAGCACGTGGATGGTTGTGCAATATTTTTCAGAACAGAAAA ATTTTCCTTGATGGCAAAACATACTGTGGAATTCAACCAAGTAGCCATGGCCAACTCTGAAGGGTCAGAAGCTATGCTGAACAGGGTTATGACAAAGGATAATATCGGGGTCTCTGTTCTGCTAGAAGTCCACAAAGATCTCCCTGGGGGAG gcatGCGGTCGAATCATTCAGTTGATAAACAACTTCTCATGGTAGCTAATGCCCACATGCATTGGGACCCAGAATATTCTGACGTCAAGCTTATTCAAACTATGATGTTTGTCTCTGAACTTAAAAGCATTATTGAGAAGGCAGCAAGCAGACCTGGCAGCCCTGCACCTGATCCCAACTCAATCCCCTTTGTGTTGTGTGCTGATCTGAATTCCTTGCCAGATTCAG gtGTGGTGGAGTATCTAACGAATGGAGGAGTAGCTGACAATCATAAGGACTTTAAGGAGCTTCGCTACAATGAGTGTCTCTCAAACTTCAACTGCAATGGAAAGAATAGTACCCCTGATGGAAGAATTACCCATGGCTTCCAGCTGAGAAGCGCCTATGAAAACAACTTAATGCCTTACACCAATTACACTTTTGATTTCAAA gGTGTCATTGACTACATCTTTTACTCCAAGACTCACATGGATGTTCTTGGCGTCTTGGGGCCTTTAGATCCACAGTGGATGATGGAGAACAACATTACTGGCTGCCCTCACCCTCACATACCTTCTGACCACTTCTCACTGTTAACGCAGCTGgaactccaccctccacttctgccTCTCATCAATGGGGTACACTTGCCAAGCAGGAGGTAG